Proteins from a single region of Ailuropoda melanoleuca isolate Jingjing chromosome 15, ASM200744v2, whole genome shotgun sequence:
- the TEX19 gene encoding testis-expressed protein 19 isoform X1, protein MGDMQMSPEHHGKGPFIFPGGLLPLLSGGRPQEGSARQASQRTEPSQELKGFPEVRPSRPLRAPVELGPGSSTAPQIPAQGTPFFLSPLPASSPFLLLLLVLLLQPRPRPGARPPEPPDPPPTRHVPVSLPSPAGAGSVAMCPPVSVRHGAEGMSYLHASWMYQLQHGDQLGLCFACFKAAFLELRDLLELEDWEDEDWDPELMDHAQAGPEQGASPEMGLGWGQGPGHPAQGGTVDWGPGTLAAAPAGSEEVGLDYHFVPTELEPQNAAPLGLGPEDADWTQSLPWRLGGPPTCSHWPSLPPPWQGFLNVDLPPGEPMVLELGTTRAVDPAEAEAWLRDLQVISMVGCCDAIYLRKMTPGWARRTPGQGWKLLLEPDEVWVVRLQDVPREQDLHRWKLSVLESSPPGQTEELVPADSALLKRGFTILSYSPWTKREAEAGAPASRPQSLSSQGQDPGTTEPRSLGPSGPRGPGESPDAMGALALGELPSFQHFHPGPQN, encoded by the exons ATGGGAGATATGCAGATGAGCCCAGAGCACCATGGGAAAGGGCCCTTTATATTCCCAGGTGGGCTGCTTCCCCTCCTTTCTGGGGGGCGCCCACAGGAGGGAAGTGCCAGGCAGG CTTCCCAGAGAACAGAGCCATCGCAGGAGCTGAAGGGTTTTCCAGAGGTCCGACCCTCCCGACCTCTGCGGGCCCCTGTTGAATTGGGACCCGGCTCCTCCACCGCACCCCAAATACCCGCACAAGGAACCCCTTTctttctgtcccctctgcccGCATCCTCGccctttctgctcctcctcctggtCCTTCTCCtgcagccccgcccccgcccggggGCCAGACCACCCGAACCACCCGACCCCCCCCCAACCCGGCACGTCCCAGTCTCGCTGCCCAGCCCGGCAGGAGCAGGCAGCGTGGCCATGTGCCCCCCGGTGAGCGTGCGGCACGGGGCCGAGGGCATGTCCTACCTCCACGCGTCCTGGATGTACCAGCTTCAGCATGGCGACCAGCTGGGGCTTTGCTTCGCTTGCTTCAAGGCTGCCTTTCTGGAACTCAGAGACTTGCTGGAGTTGGAAGACTGGGAAGATGAAGACTGGGACCCTGAGCTGATGGACCATGCCCAGGCGGGGCCTGAGCAGGGGGCGTCCCCGGAGATGGGGCTCGGCTGGGGGCAGGGCCCGGGTCACCCCGCACAGGGGGGGACTGTGGACTGGGGGCCAGGCACCCTGGCGGCAGCCCCTGCGGGGTCTGAGGAGGTGGGCCTGGACTACCACTTTGTGCCCACGGAGCTGGAGCCTCAGAACGCAGCACCCCTGGGCCTGGGTCCTGAGGATGCCGACTGGACCCAGAGCCTCCCCTGGAGACTCGGGGGGCCCCCCACCTGCTCGCACTGGCCAAGTCTCCCTCCTCCGTGGCAGGGGTTTCTCAACGTGGACCTGCCCCCGGGGGAGCCCATGGTGCTGGAGCTGGGCACCACCCGGGCCGTGGACCCCGCCGAGGCCGAGGCCTGGTTAAGGGACCTGCAGGTCATCTCCATGGTGGGCTGCTGCGATGCCATCTACCTGCGGAAGATGACGCCAGGTTGGGCCCGGAGGACCCCGGGCCAGGGCTGGAAGCTGCTGCTGGAGCCCGATGAGGTGTGGGTGGTGAGACTGCAGGACGTGCCCCGGGAGCAGGACCTGCACCGGTGGAAGCTGAGCGTTCTGGAGTCCTCTCCTCCGGGGCAGACCGAAGAGCTGGTCCCTGCGGACTCGGCCCTGCTTAAGAGGGGATTCACCATCCTCTCTTATTCACCCTGGACCAAAAGGGAGGCAGAGGCGGGGGCCCCCGCATCCAGGCCACAGTCCTTATCCTCCCAGGGACAGGATCCCGGCACCACTGAGCCCCGGAGCCTCGGGCCCAGTGGGCCCAGGGGGCCTGGGGAGAGCCCGGATGCCATGGGAGCCTTGGCCCTGGGGGAGCTGCCCTCTTTCCAGCACTTCCACCCGGGGCCCCAGAACTGA
- the TEX19 gene encoding testis-expressed protein 19 isoform X2: MGSTLRTASQRTEPSQELKGFPEVRPSRPLRAPVELGPGSSTAPQIPAQGTPFFLSPLPASSPFLLLLLVLLLQPRPRPGARPPEPPDPPPTRHVPVSLPSPAGAGSVAMCPPVSVRHGAEGMSYLHASWMYQLQHGDQLGLCFACFKAAFLELRDLLELEDWEDEDWDPELMDHAQAGPEQGASPEMGLGWGQGPGHPAQGGTVDWGPGTLAAAPAGSEEVGLDYHFVPTELEPQNAAPLGLGPEDADWTQSLPWRLGGPPTCSHWPSLPPPWQGFLNVDLPPGEPMVLELGTTRAVDPAEAEAWLRDLQVISMVGCCDAIYLRKMTPGWARRTPGQGWKLLLEPDEVWVVRLQDVPREQDLHRWKLSVLESSPPGQTEELVPADSALLKRGFTILSYSPWTKREAEAGAPASRPQSLSSQGQDPGTTEPRSLGPSGPRGPGESPDAMGALALGELPSFQHFHPGPQN; encoded by the exons ATGGGAAGCACCCTGAGAACAG CTTCCCAGAGAACAGAGCCATCGCAGGAGCTGAAGGGTTTTCCAGAGGTCCGACCCTCCCGACCTCTGCGGGCCCCTGTTGAATTGGGACCCGGCTCCTCCACCGCACCCCAAATACCCGCACAAGGAACCCCTTTctttctgtcccctctgcccGCATCCTCGccctttctgctcctcctcctggtCCTTCTCCtgcagccccgcccccgcccggggGCCAGACCACCCGAACCACCCGACCCCCCCCCAACCCGGCACGTCCCAGTCTCGCTGCCCAGCCCGGCAGGAGCAGGCAGCGTGGCCATGTGCCCCCCGGTGAGCGTGCGGCACGGGGCCGAGGGCATGTCCTACCTCCACGCGTCCTGGATGTACCAGCTTCAGCATGGCGACCAGCTGGGGCTTTGCTTCGCTTGCTTCAAGGCTGCCTTTCTGGAACTCAGAGACTTGCTGGAGTTGGAAGACTGGGAAGATGAAGACTGGGACCCTGAGCTGATGGACCATGCCCAGGCGGGGCCTGAGCAGGGGGCGTCCCCGGAGATGGGGCTCGGCTGGGGGCAGGGCCCGGGTCACCCCGCACAGGGGGGGACTGTGGACTGGGGGCCAGGCACCCTGGCGGCAGCCCCTGCGGGGTCTGAGGAGGTGGGCCTGGACTACCACTTTGTGCCCACGGAGCTGGAGCCTCAGAACGCAGCACCCCTGGGCCTGGGTCCTGAGGATGCCGACTGGACCCAGAGCCTCCCCTGGAGACTCGGGGGGCCCCCCACCTGCTCGCACTGGCCAAGTCTCCCTCCTCCGTGGCAGGGGTTTCTCAACGTGGACCTGCCCCCGGGGGAGCCCATGGTGCTGGAGCTGGGCACCACCCGGGCCGTGGACCCCGCCGAGGCCGAGGCCTGGTTAAGGGACCTGCAGGTCATCTCCATGGTGGGCTGCTGCGATGCCATCTACCTGCGGAAGATGACGCCAGGTTGGGCCCGGAGGACCCCGGGCCAGGGCTGGAAGCTGCTGCTGGAGCCCGATGAGGTGTGGGTGGTGAGACTGCAGGACGTGCCCCGGGAGCAGGACCTGCACCGGTGGAAGCTGAGCGTTCTGGAGTCCTCTCCTCCGGGGCAGACCGAAGAGCTGGTCCCTGCGGACTCGGCCCTGCTTAAGAGGGGATTCACCATCCTCTCTTATTCACCCTGGACCAAAAGGGAGGCAGAGGCGGGGGCCCCCGCATCCAGGCCACAGTCCTTATCCTCCCAGGGACAGGATCCCGGCACCACTGAGCCCCGGAGCCTCGGGCCCAGTGGGCCCAGGGGGCCTGGGGAGAGCCCGGATGCCATGGGAGCCTTGGCCCTGGGGGAGCTGCCCTCTTTCCAGCACTTCCACCCGGGGCCCCAGAACTGA
- the TEX19 gene encoding testis-expressed protein 19 isoform X3, whose product MCPPVSVRHGAEGMSYLHASWMYQLQHGDQLGLCFACFKAAFLELRDLLELEDWEDEDWDPELMDHAQAGPEQGASPEMGLGWGQGPGHPAQGGTVDWGPGTLAAAPAGSEEVGLDYHFVPTELEPQNAAPLGLGPEDADWTQSLPWRLGGPPTCSHWPSLPPPWQGFLNVDLPPGEPMVLELGTTRAVDPAEAEAWLRDLQVISMVGCCDAIYLRKMTPGWARRTPGQGWKLLLEPDEVWVVRLQDVPREQDLHRWKLSVLESSPPGQTEELVPADSALLKRGFTILSYSPWTKREAEAGAPASRPQSLSSQGQDPGTTEPRSLGPSGPRGPGESPDAMGALALGELPSFQHFHPGPQN is encoded by the coding sequence ATGTGCCCCCCGGTGAGCGTGCGGCACGGGGCCGAGGGCATGTCCTACCTCCACGCGTCCTGGATGTACCAGCTTCAGCATGGCGACCAGCTGGGGCTTTGCTTCGCTTGCTTCAAGGCTGCCTTTCTGGAACTCAGAGACTTGCTGGAGTTGGAAGACTGGGAAGATGAAGACTGGGACCCTGAGCTGATGGACCATGCCCAGGCGGGGCCTGAGCAGGGGGCGTCCCCGGAGATGGGGCTCGGCTGGGGGCAGGGCCCGGGTCACCCCGCACAGGGGGGGACTGTGGACTGGGGGCCAGGCACCCTGGCGGCAGCCCCTGCGGGGTCTGAGGAGGTGGGCCTGGACTACCACTTTGTGCCCACGGAGCTGGAGCCTCAGAACGCAGCACCCCTGGGCCTGGGTCCTGAGGATGCCGACTGGACCCAGAGCCTCCCCTGGAGACTCGGGGGGCCCCCCACCTGCTCGCACTGGCCAAGTCTCCCTCCTCCGTGGCAGGGGTTTCTCAACGTGGACCTGCCCCCGGGGGAGCCCATGGTGCTGGAGCTGGGCACCACCCGGGCCGTGGACCCCGCCGAGGCCGAGGCCTGGTTAAGGGACCTGCAGGTCATCTCCATGGTGGGCTGCTGCGATGCCATCTACCTGCGGAAGATGACGCCAGGTTGGGCCCGGAGGACCCCGGGCCAGGGCTGGAAGCTGCTGCTGGAGCCCGATGAGGTGTGGGTGGTGAGACTGCAGGACGTGCCCCGGGAGCAGGACCTGCACCGGTGGAAGCTGAGCGTTCTGGAGTCCTCTCCTCCGGGGCAGACCGAAGAGCTGGTCCCTGCGGACTCGGCCCTGCTTAAGAGGGGATTCACCATCCTCTCTTATTCACCCTGGACCAAAAGGGAGGCAGAGGCGGGGGCCCCCGCATCCAGGCCACAGTCCTTATCCTCCCAGGGACAGGATCCCGGCACCACTGAGCCCCGGAGCCTCGGGCCCAGTGGGCCCAGGGGGCCTGGGGAGAGCCCGGATGCCATGGGAGCCTTGGCCCTGGGGGAGCTGCCCTCTTTCCAGCACTTCCACCCGGGGCCCCAGAACTGA
- the UTS2R gene encoding LOW QUALITY PROTEIN: urotensin-2 receptor (The sequence of the model RefSeq protein was modified relative to this genomic sequence to represent the inferred CDS: inserted 1 base in 1 codon), with product MSVFSCRPHGCLRHVPGSRRAQHQAPREAAEMTLSPEPVSRFPALAPPGSPGPEPSGAPSASLNSSWAGPPEPSSPDDLAATGAIGAVLSAMGAVGVAGNVYVLVVTCRFLRASAATSVYVINLALADLLYLLGIPFIVATYVTKEWHFGDTGCRVLFSLDLLTMHASVFTLTVMSSERCAAVLRPLDTAQRSKGRRKIRALGTWLLALLLALPMMLAIRLVRRGHKSLCLPVWGQRAHRAYLTLLFGTSVVGPGVAIGLLYVRLARAYWLSQRASFPRPRRPPDPRVLDLVLGIVLLFWACFLPFWLWQLLAQDRGAQPLTPRATRIVNYLTTCLTYGNSCVNPFLYTRLTRRYRRSLPARRAGGPCXAGQFLPCRVHFQRGSGRPLSSSGQRATETATVSWGTPERSSPECPAAPREPWGRGREAA from the exons ATGAGCGTCTTCTCCTGCAGACCCCACGGATGCCTCCGCCACGTCCCAGGGAGCCGCAGGGCCCAGCACCAAGCCCCGCGTGAGGCAGCAGAGATGACGCTGAGCCCCGAGCCGGTGAGCAGGTTCCCCGCCCTGGCTCCGCCGGGCAGCCCCGGGCCCGAGCCGTCCGGTGCCCCCAGTGCATCCCTCAACAGCTCATGGGCCGGCCCACCGGAGCCCAGCTCCCCGGACGACCTGGCGGCCACCGGGGCCATCGGGGCGGTGCTCTCGGCCATGGGCGCGGTGGGCGTGGCGGGCAACGTGTACGTGCTGGTGGTCACGTGCCGCTTCCTGCGCGCCTCCGCCGCCACGTCCGTCTACGTCATCAACCTGGCGCTGGCTGACCTGCTCTACCTGCTTGGCATCCCCTTCATCGTGGCCACCTATGTCACCAAGGAGTGGCACTTCGGCGACACGGGCTGCCGCGTCCTCTTCAGCCTGGACCTCCTGACCATGCACGCCAGCGTCTTCACCCTGACCGTCATGAGCAGCGAGCGCTGCGCCGCAGTGCTGCGGCCGCTGGACACAGCGCAGCGCTCCAAGGGCCGCCGCAAGATCCGAGCTCTGGGCACGTGGCTGCTGGCGCTGCTGCTGGCGCTGCCCATGATGCTGGCCATCCGGCTGGTCCGCAGGGGCCACAAGAGCCTCTGCCTGCCCGTCTGGGGCCAGCGCGCCCACCGCGCCTACCTGACGCTGCTCTTCGGGACGAGCGTCGTGGGGCCCGGCGTGGCCATCGGGCTGCTGTACGTACGCCTGGCCCGGGCCTACTGGCTGTCGCAGCGGGCCTCCTTCCCGCGGCCGCGGCGGCCGCCCGACCCCAGGGTGCTCGACCTCGTCCTGGGTATCGTGCTGCTCTTCTGGGCCTGCTTCCTGCCCTTCTGGCTGTGGCAGCTCCTCGCGCAGGACCGGGGGGCTCAGCCGCTCACGCCCCGCGCCACGCGCATCGTCAACTACCTGACCACCTGCCTCACCTACGGCAACAGCTGCGTCAACCCCTTCCTCTACACGCGGCTCACCCGGCGCTACCGGCGCTCGCTCCCCGCCCGGAGAGCCGGCGGGCCCT GTGCCGGCCAGTTCCTGCCGTGCCGTGTCCATTTCCAGCGTGGCTCCGGCCGCCCGCTGTCCTCCAGTGGCCAGCGGGCCACCGAGACTGCCACAGTGTCCTGGGGGACTCCAGAGCGGTCTTCACCTGAGTGTCCTGCGGCCCCACGTGAACCCTGGGGTCGAGGGCGGGAGGCGGCCTGA